In Zingiber officinale cultivar Zhangliang chromosome 1A, Zo_v1.1, whole genome shotgun sequence, a genomic segment contains:
- the LOC122001397 gene encoding WD-40 repeat-containing protein MSI4-like, with amino-acid sequence MIIFFLRFVDKSVHMFDQRNLTSGGVGAPVHKLDGHKVAVLYVQWFLDKASIFRRAAEDGFLNIWDYEVYKSQVLQS; translated from the exons ATGATCATATTTTTTCTCAGGTTTGTTGATAAGTCTGTGCATATGTTTGATCAACGTAACCTAACTTCTGGTGGTGTTGGTGCACCAGTACACAAACTTGATGGTCACAAGGTTGCTGTTCTCTATGTTCAG TGGTTTCTTGACAAAgcatcaatttttagaagagctgCTGAGGATGGCTTCCTCAATATATGGGATTATGAAG tttacaaatctcaagtactccagagttga